A stretch of the Acidilobus sp. 7A genome encodes the following:
- the glmS gene encoding glutamine--fructose-6-phosphate transaminase (isomerizing) codes for MGGIFAFACRSQRDGSAIFEGLRRLTYRGYDSVGVAFLDGKIEVKKAMGSADRNPGLFSFTSRVAVGHTRYATRGWPTLENAHPILDCTGSVAVVMDGVIDNYEQLRSSLISRGHKLVTTTDTEVISHLLEEGKGPRDLLATLRGTFSAAYVRSGDERVWFIQDGQPLVIGKGQECLYLASDLPSLYGFADEAVIVPEGSYGYISASGEFSIFSAEGSPLQQLTSKRVKYEPGSLDRAGYPHYMLKEIYEIPEALERTTHSLMDKYLRLSGMILYGARRTFIIGNGTSLHAGMVSAYYFSSLGGMSIEVVSAAEFPYYALDNVGTGTVVLAVSQSGETSDVIRSIKMAKQRGAVIVGVTNVLGSRLALESNVYLPIGAGPELAVPATKTFTSTLAALMLLAAHVGLTAGKLSQAELNELYDDIRSFSKSLAESLPTVDAAASKIAGELRDSRDAYVVSSGITYPVALEGALKLKEAAMLHAEGVQLGELRHGPMVLTRDNYPIIVIKPREEAAEELYSRVMSELRAREAKVIEVSDSPQASLQATRATRPELYPIAAVVPLQLLAYRVGFERGLPIDLPPGLAKAITT; via the coding sequence TTGGGAGGAATATTTGCATTCGCCTGCAGGTCCCAGAGGGACGGCTCAGCGATATTTGAGGGGCTGAGGAGGTTAACCTACAGGGGCTATGATAGCGTCGGTGTTGCGTTTCTTGATGGTAAGATTGAAGTTAAGAAAGCTATGGGCTCCGCTGACAGGAACCCTGGGCTCTTCTCGTTCACCTCACGCGTGGCCGTGGGCCATACAAGGTATGCCACCAGGGGATGGCCAACACTTGAGAACGCCCACCCGATACTTGACTGCACGGGCAGCGTGGCCGTAGTGATGGACGGGGTCATAGATAACTATGAGCAGCTCCGTTCCTCCTTGATCTCCAGGGGGCACAAGCTCGTCACCACCACTGACACAGAGGTCATATCCCACCTACTTGAGGAGGGCAAGGGGCCCAGAGATCTCCTGGCCACGCTTCGCGGCACGTTCTCGGCAGCCTATGTGAGGTCAGGTGACGAGAGGGTTTGGTTCATACAGGACGGCCAGCCCCTGGTGATAGGCAAGGGACAGGAGTGCCTATACCTGGCCAGCGACCTTCCCAGCCTCTACGGCTTCGCCGACGAGGCTGTAATAGTGCCTGAGGGCTCCTACGGCTACATCTCGGCCTCAGGTGAGTTCTCCATCTTCAGCGCGGAGGGAAGCCCATTACAGCAGCTCACCTCCAAGAGGGTTAAGTACGAGCCAGGATCCCTTGACAGGGCCGGCTACCCGCACTACATGCTTAAGGAGATCTATGAGATACCTGAGGCCCTCGAGAGGACCACGCACTCGCTGATGGATAAGTACCTAAGGCTCTCAGGCATGATACTTTACGGCGCCAGGAGAACCTTCATAATAGGCAACGGCACCAGCCTTCACGCAGGCATGGTGTCGGCCTACTACTTCTCGTCGCTCGGGGGCATGAGTATAGAGGTTGTCAGCGCCGCGGAGTTCCCCTACTACGCCCTTGACAACGTCGGCACGGGCACGGTTGTGCTGGCCGTCAGCCAGAGCGGCGAGACCAGCGACGTCATAAGGAGCATTAAGATGGCTAAGCAGAGGGGGGCCGTAATAGTTGGAGTTACTAACGTTTTGGGCTCAAGGCTTGCGCTAGAGTCCAACGTCTACCTTCCAATAGGCGCCGGACCGGAGCTCGCGGTGCCGGCCACCAAGACATTCACGTCAACACTAGCAGCCCTTATGCTTCTGGCAGCACATGTCGGTCTCACCGCAGGCAAGCTTTCTCAGGCAGAGCTTAACGAGCTTTACGACGACATAAGGTCCTTCTCCAAGTCCCTCGCCGAGAGCCTGCCAACGGTGGACGCGGCCGCATCAAAAATAGCAGGGGAGCTCAGGGACTCCAGGGACGCCTATGTTGTGAGCAGCGGCATAACTTACCCTGTGGCCCTGGAGGGGGCGCTTAAGCTCAAGGAGGCAGCCATGCTTCACGCCGAAGGGGTTCAGCTCGGTGAGCTCAGGCATGGCCCTATGGTACTGACAAGGGACAACTACCCAATAATAGTAATTAAGCCCAGGGAGGAGGCGGCTGAGGAGCTCTACTCAAGGGTCATGTCAGAGCTGAGGGCTAGAGAGGCCAAGGTAATAGAAGTCTCGGACTCACCGCAGGCGTCACTGCAAGCTACCCGCGCAACTAGGCCAGAGCTTTACCCAATAGCCGCAGTCGTGCCGCTTCAGCTCCTCGCGTACAGGGTGGGCTTTGAGAGGGGACTGCCGATAGACTTGCCGCCCGGCTTAGCCAAGGCCATAACCACGTGA
- a CDS encoding FAD-linked oxidase C-terminal domain-containing protein, whose translation MARGKAIERAFQLFIEDIVVPPSRVPDAIRALRSLDSKYGITSSLGGHIGDGNLHPAID comes from the coding sequence ATGGCGCGCGGGAAAGCCATTGAACGCGCCTTCCAGCTCTTCATCGAGGACATAGTGGTGCCGCCCTCCAGGGTGCCTGATGCAATAAGGGCCCTGAGGTCGCTTGACTCAAAGTACGGCATAACGTCGTCGCTAGGCGGCCACATAGGCGACGGGAACCTGCACCCGGCCATAGATTGA